A section of the Brevundimonas sp. AJA228-03 genome encodes:
- the recN gene encoding DNA repair protein RecN, protein MLSRLSIRDVVLVDVLDLEVEGGLTVLTGETGAGKSIILDALGLALGGRGEAGLVRAGAKQAVATAIFTAPNDADLIALIQDKGFDVTPGEELILRRVLSADGRSRAYINDQPAGVAALREIGARLVEVHGQHETVGLLDWKTHRGLLDAYGGLAPQLSGVAAASDRLKAAEARLEGLRAAAADAAARAEEITLNLADLDDLDPRADEETELAGERAVLGAAEKAVADLADARTNLGGDKLSQKLSAALRAVEHARQRATQAGVEADHPVLVRLTRAAEAIDRTMVEAAEAIAEVDAAAHAFDFEPGRLDKAEERLFALRAAARKLNTTVHALPALRISLREQLRLIGDGAEAMTAAAREAAVAREHYDVAASLLSSGREAAADRLARAVMEELGPLKLDRARFRVALEPVAEGRRGPLGVETARFEIATNAGTPFGPLDAIASGGELARFALAMKAALAGREDQRQPVMIFDEVDQGVGGAVAEAVGQRLKRLSTGAQVLVVTHSPQVAARGHAHWKVRKADANGATTTTVDALNDDARREEIARMLAGAVITEEARAAARALIG, encoded by the coding sequence ATGCTGAGCCGCCTGTCGATCCGCGACGTCGTGCTGGTCGACGTCCTCGATCTGGAGGTCGAGGGCGGACTGACCGTGCTGACCGGCGAGACGGGCGCGGGCAAGTCGATCATCCTCGACGCCCTGGGCCTGGCGCTCGGCGGGCGAGGGGAGGCGGGGCTGGTGCGGGCCGGCGCGAAACAGGCCGTGGCCACCGCCATCTTCACCGCGCCGAACGATGCCGACCTGATCGCCCTGATCCAGGACAAGGGGTTCGATGTGACGCCGGGCGAGGAGCTGATCCTGCGCCGGGTCCTGTCCGCTGACGGGCGCAGCCGGGCCTATATCAACGACCAGCCGGCCGGCGTCGCCGCCCTGCGCGAGATCGGCGCGCGGCTGGTGGAGGTGCATGGCCAGCACGAAACCGTCGGTCTGCTGGACTGGAAGACCCATCGCGGCCTGCTCGATGCCTACGGTGGCCTGGCCCCGCAGCTGTCGGGCGTCGCGGCGGCGTCCGATCGTCTGAAGGCGGCGGAGGCCCGGCTGGAGGGACTGCGGGCCGCCGCGGCCGACGCAGCCGCGCGGGCCGAAGAGATCACCCTGAACCTCGCCGACCTCGACGACCTCGACCCGCGCGCGGACGAGGAGACCGAACTGGCGGGCGAGCGGGCGGTGCTGGGCGCGGCAGAAAAGGCCGTGGCCGATCTGGCCGACGCCCGGACCAACCTCGGTGGTGACAAGCTCAGCCAGAAGCTGTCGGCCGCTCTGCGGGCCGTCGAACATGCCCGCCAGCGCGCGACCCAGGCCGGGGTCGAGGCCGATCATCCCGTGCTGGTTCGCCTGACCCGTGCCGCCGAGGCCATCGACCGGACCATGGTCGAGGCGGCAGAAGCCATCGCCGAGGTCGACGCCGCCGCCCATGCCTTCGACTTTGAGCCGGGCCGTCTGGACAAGGCCGAGGAGCGGCTGTTCGCCCTGCGGGCGGCGGCCAGAAAGCTGAACACCACCGTCCACGCCCTGCCGGCCCTGCGCATTTCGCTGCGCGAGCAGCTGCGCCTGATCGGGGATGGGGCCGAGGCGATGACCGCCGCGGCGCGCGAGGCGGCGGTGGCCCGCGAGCATTACGATGTGGCCGCGTCGCTTTTGAGTTCGGGCCGCGAGGCCGCCGCCGACCGTCTGGCCAGGGCGGTGATGGAGGAACTGGGCCCGCTGAAGCTGGACCGCGCGCGGTTCCGGGTGGCGCTGGAGCCTGTGGCCGAGGGGCGGCGCGGTCCTCTGGGCGTGGAGACGGCGCGGTTCGAGATCGCGACCAATGCCGGAACCCCGTTCGGCCCGCTGGACGCCATCGCCTCGGGCGGGGAGCTGGCGCGCTTCGCCCTGGCCATGAAGGCCGCTCTGGCGGGGCGCGAGGACCAGCGCCAGCCGGTGATGATCTTCGACGAGGTCGATCAGGGCGTCGGCGGGGCTGTGGCCGAGGCCGTGGGTCAGCGTCTGAAACGCCTGTCGACCGGGGCCCAGGTCCTGGTCGTCACCCACAGCCCCCAGGTCGCGGCCCGGGGCCATGCCCACTGGAAGGTGCGCAAGGCCGATGCGAACGGCGCGACCACGACGACGGTGGACGCGCTGAACGACGATGCGCGGCGCGAGGAGATCGCCCGGATGCTGGCCGGGGCCGTGATTACAGAAGAGGCGCGGGCAGCGGCGCGGGCTTTGATCGGCTGA
- a CDS encoding CehA/McbA family metallohydrolase, with amino-acid sequence MAALLAQPATAEWTNRYPKIAGVSHHVYLEGFNLPTFANSPTDPAPSPDGRRVAFAARGWLWVMDIESREARRLTHGSSVDSRPTWSPDGNSIAFVRDTSRDTAIWIVDVASRRERLLVDTPTIELDPVFSEGGESVYYSSAEAGDLDLWEVEVASGAKTRLTTARGQELNPQPIVGGLVYVAKVSGASDTIATLSFADGSITTLRREGLSPQLRLSASPDGGSFALTPLHGDRTQLLISGIGGGETLRVAEDATYPLTPAWARDGSLWYVEPDRSERFALFRVASTGGLAQDLTPLSWDMGEATARVTIRTRRDGSPLPARLVVVDGAGHPSVPDTGISYFDGQHGKIFFHSPGTVTVELPAGEVMINASHGFDRAVTATRRVRAGETAIIDLDLPAPEFDLAARGWVGGDLHSHLNYGGPFQLEPEDMITPLRAEAIDVSTPQLANLQTSLMDARYWGWQRTEPPLIRFSQEVRSHFLGHVGVIGADALHTPWFFGPGYPAYDRLDISNASPLRFAREQGGLNIYVHPVAVSDPFPTAGEPRGIPLELVPDALAGDVDAIELACLWSDELGTAELWYRLLNLGLPIMPSGGSDTMHNFHRTMAVGATRVYAKPAGPGGIASFLDAVREGRSFVTNGPMIDFTVEGVGPGGTVQGGTRLAFAIDASSSAPVEQIEVLVNGRVVWSGGRLEGSRRFTGTVDVPAGGWIAARARGGESVWPLQDSYMFAHTAPVWLGERGSSDPDAARSAAGDLLRWMDVAEARLATGYEGAAVPQLRARFAEGRARLTELAR; translated from the coding sequence TTGGCCGCGTTGCTCGCTCAGCCGGCTACGGCTGAGTGGACGAATCGTTACCCGAAGATCGCTGGCGTCTCGCACCATGTCTATCTGGAAGGCTTCAATTTGCCGACCTTCGCCAACTCCCCGACCGATCCGGCACCCTCCCCGGACGGGAGACGGGTGGCCTTCGCTGCGCGAGGCTGGCTTTGGGTCATGGACATCGAATCGCGTGAGGCGCGAAGGCTGACGCATGGCAGCTCAGTCGACTCGCGGCCCACTTGGTCGCCCGATGGCAATAGCATCGCGTTCGTCCGCGACACCAGCCGTGATACGGCCATCTGGATCGTCGATGTCGCCAGCCGTCGCGAACGACTTCTGGTTGACACCCCTACGATAGAACTCGACCCCGTCTTTTCCGAGGGGGGTGAGAGCGTCTACTACAGCTCCGCCGAGGCCGGTGATCTCGACCTCTGGGAGGTAGAGGTTGCTTCGGGCGCGAAGACCCGGTTGACCACCGCCAGGGGCCAGGAGCTGAACCCCCAACCGATCGTAGGCGGTCTCGTCTATGTGGCCAAGGTGTCGGGCGCGTCCGATACTATCGCTACTCTCTCATTTGCCGATGGCAGCATTACGACGCTGCGCAGAGAGGGACTGTCGCCACAGCTCCGTCTATCCGCCAGCCCCGACGGGGGCAGCTTTGCGCTGACACCACTCCACGGCGACCGCACGCAGCTTCTCATCTCGGGTATCGGCGGGGGGGAAACGCTTCGCGTCGCGGAAGATGCAACCTATCCCCTCACGCCTGCATGGGCGCGAGACGGAAGCCTCTGGTACGTGGAGCCCGATCGTAGCGAACGCTTCGCCTTGTTCCGGGTCGCGAGCACCGGCGGATTGGCTCAGGACTTGACGCCACTTTCCTGGGATATGGGAGAGGCGACGGCGCGCGTCACGATCCGGACCCGGCGCGATGGTTCACCCCTGCCTGCACGTCTCGTGGTCGTAGACGGTGCAGGACATCCGTCAGTGCCGGATACAGGGATCAGTTACTTCGACGGACAGCATGGGAAAATCTTCTTTCACTCGCCGGGCACCGTCACAGTCGAACTGCCCGCCGGCGAAGTCATGATCAATGCCAGCCATGGCTTTGACCGTGCTGTGACCGCCACGCGACGGGTCCGCGCCGGAGAGACGGCGATAATCGATCTGGACCTGCCCGCGCCGGAGTTTGATCTGGCCGCTCGTGGCTGGGTTGGTGGCGACCTGCACAGCCACCTCAACTACGGCGGCCCATTTCAGCTCGAACCGGAGGATATGATTACGCCGTTGCGTGCTGAGGCTATCGATGTGTCGACCCCGCAGCTCGCGAACCTTCAGACCAGTCTGATGGACGCACGCTACTGGGGCTGGCAGCGGACAGAGCCGCCCCTCATCCGGTTCAGTCAGGAGGTCCGCTCTCATTTCCTCGGCCATGTCGGCGTCATCGGTGCCGATGCACTCCATACGCCGTGGTTTTTCGGCCCGGGATACCCGGCGTACGATCGGCTCGATATCAGCAACGCCTCACCTTTGCGGTTTGCCCGAGAGCAGGGTGGGCTCAACATCTACGTACACCCTGTGGCTGTCTCCGATCCGTTCCCAACGGCAGGCGAGCCAAGGGGCATCCCGCTTGAGCTTGTCCCGGACGCACTCGCCGGCGACGTCGATGCGATCGAGCTCGCCTGTCTCTGGAGCGACGAACTCGGCACGGCTGAGCTCTGGTACCGGTTGCTCAACCTGGGCCTGCCAATCATGCCGTCAGGTGGCAGCGACACGATGCACAATTTCCACCGGACAATGGCTGTCGGCGCAACACGGGTGTACGCAAAACCGGCGGGTCCGGGCGGGATTGCCAGCTTCCTCGACGCGGTTCGCGAGGGCCGGAGCTTCGTCACCAACGGGCCGATGATCGACTTCACCGTGGAGGGCGTAGGACCCGGTGGCACGGTTCAGGGGGGAACCCGCCTCGCGTTCGCGATCGATGCGTCATCTTCTGCGCCGGTCGAGCAGATCGAGGTTCTGGTCAATGGCAGGGTCGTCTGGAGCGGCGGTCGACTTGAGGGTAGTCGCCGGTTCACGGGTACTGTCGACGTACCCGCCGGCGGATGGATTGCGGCGCGGGCCCGAGGGGGTGAATCCGTGTGGCCGCTCCAGGACAGTTACATGTTCGCGCATACGGCCCCTGTCTGGCTGGGCGAGCGAGGAAGCAGCGACCCTGACGCTGCTCGCAGTGCGGCGGGTGATCTGCTGCGCTGGATGGACGTAGCCGAGGCTCGACTGGCGACAGGTTACGAGGGGGCCGCGGTACCGCAATTGCGTGCCCGCTTTGCTGAGGGCCGGGCAAGGCTGACGGAGTTGGCGCGGTAG
- a CDS encoding cobalamin biosynthesis protein CbiG, translating into MARLFDAYVIADWTAAEGKKLGENSVWIGVAKRDVRFRLYTETHNVATRAEGEAMIRSILADHARRGDRVLLGFDFSFGYPAGTAARLGLKDTPAWSALWKFVASNIIDKADNTNNRYQIAAKMNRLMTDAAWPFWGAPAKQAQRWLTTTKPPAGSGADIPEYRATELAIKGGKLQPKSNWQMHGAGAVGGQTLVGIPMVRRLLESLGASAAVWPFGTGWRALETADLEPLSVLVAEVWPSMWPTTVAAGEFKDQAQVRTTAEALALLDERGDLSMAFGPKKGTDEALVARVQDEEGWILGV; encoded by the coding sequence GTGGCCCGCCTGTTCGACGCCTATGTCATCGCCGACTGGACCGCTGCCGAGGGCAAGAAGCTGGGCGAGAACTCGGTCTGGATCGGCGTGGCCAAGCGCGACGTGCGCTTCCGCCTCTATACCGAGACCCACAATGTCGCGACCCGGGCCGAGGGGGAGGCGATGATCCGCTCGATCCTGGCCGACCACGCCCGGCGTGGCGACCGTGTCCTGCTGGGCTTCGACTTCTCGTTCGGATACCCGGCCGGGACCGCCGCGCGCCTGGGGCTGAAGGACACGCCCGCATGGTCCGCCCTGTGGAAGTTCGTGGCCTCCAACATCATCGACAAGGCCGACAACACCAACAACCGCTACCAGATCGCGGCCAAGATGAACCGGCTGATGACGGACGCGGCCTGGCCCTTCTGGGGCGCGCCGGCCAAACAGGCCCAGCGCTGGCTGACTACGACCAAGCCCCCCGCCGGCTCCGGCGCGGACATCCCCGAGTACCGGGCCACCGAACTGGCCATCAAGGGTGGCAAGCTGCAGCCGAAGTCGAACTGGCAGATGCACGGGGCGGGCGCCGTCGGCGGCCAGACCCTGGTCGGCATCCCCATGGTTCGGCGCCTGCTGGAGAGCCTCGGGGCCTCCGCCGCCGTCTGGCCCTTCGGCACCGGCTGGCGCGCGCTGGAGACGGCCGACCTCGAACCGCTGTCGGTGCTCGTCGCCGAGGTCTGGCCCTCGATGTGGCCCACCACCGTCGCTGCCGGAGAGTTCAAGGATCAGGCCCAGGTCCGAACGACGGCCGAGGCCCTGGCCTTGCTGGACGAGCGCGGCGACCTGTCCATGGCCTTCGGCCCGAAGAAGGGCACCGACGAGGCCCTGGTGGCCCGGGTCCAGGACGAGGAAGGCTGGATTCTGGGGGTGTGA
- the xth gene encoding exodeoxyribonuclease III, which translates to MRIATWNVNSVNARLPTVLEWLEGAMPDVVCFQEIKTVDDKFPREAFESLGYNVEVHGQKSYNGVALLSKHPVSDVRRGLPGSDLLEDGVEDQARYIEALIEAPRPVRVGGLYLPNGNPVGTGKFDYKLRWMARLNAHARDLLSQEEAFTLCGDYNVIPTPDDAKNPAAWTTDALFQPESRAAFRALKGLGLYEAGALGRQPPGSWTFWDYQAGAWQRDHGIRIDFHLLSPQAADRFVGVETHRDARDMDKPSDHVPVVIELAD; encoded by the coding sequence ATGCGCATCGCCACCTGGAACGTGAACTCCGTCAACGCCCGCCTGCCGACCGTCCTGGAATGGCTGGAAGGGGCGATGCCCGACGTCGTCTGCTTCCAGGAGATCAAGACCGTCGACGACAAGTTCCCGCGCGAGGCCTTCGAGAGCCTCGGCTACAATGTCGAGGTTCACGGCCAGAAGTCCTACAACGGCGTGGCCCTGCTCTCGAAACATCCGGTCTCGGACGTCCGGCGCGGCCTTCCCGGTTCGGATCTGCTGGAGGACGGCGTCGAGGACCAGGCCCGCTATATCGAGGCCCTGATCGAGGCCCCCCGCCCGGTCCGGGTCGGCGGCCTGTATCTGCCCAACGGCAATCCGGTCGGCACCGGGAAGTTCGACTACAAGCTGCGCTGGATGGCCCGTCTGAACGCCCATGCGCGCGATCTGCTGAGCCAGGAAGAGGCCTTCACCCTATGCGGCGACTACAACGTCATCCCCACGCCCGATGACGCGAAGAACCCCGCCGCCTGGACGACCGACGCCCTGTTCCAGCCCGAGAGCCGCGCCGCCTTCCGCGCGCTGAAGGGCCTGGGTCTTTACGAGGCCGGGGCGCTCGGCCGGCAGCCGCCCGGCAGCTGGACCTTCTGGGACTATCAGGCCGGGGCCTGGCAGCGCGATCATGGCATCCGCATCGACTTCCACCTGCTGTCGCCCCAGGCCGCCGACCGGTTCGTCGGCGTCGAGACACACCGCGACGCCCGCGACATGGACAAGCCGTCCGACCACGTCCCGGTCGTCATCGAACTGGCCGACTGA
- a CDS encoding MBL fold metallo-hydrolase, translated as MADGVITSEGETETGATGLRGLTYPLGDPPRPGEAVQAAPGVLWMRLPLPMALNHINVYAIEDGDGWVIVDTGLQTPDSVEAWETALAGPLGGRPVTRVVCTHMHPDHIGLAGWLCDRFEAPLLMSQLEYVTGRMLASDTGPAPEDGVRFFRAAGWAEERLERYRQTYGMFSRGVAPVPAAYRRLSAGDTLSIGGQDWSIVVGNGHSPEHVCLWRRSDGVFIAGDQILPRISSNISVWPTEPMADPLADWLRSLDRLGDLLLAETLVLPGHGEPFSGVLSRIEALKRGHAVSLKRLARTLRTPSRVIDVFPSLFARPVGDGLLGMATGEAIAHLNHLEAQGKARRERDADGVDWWTTLETEPEQ; from the coding sequence TTGGCCGACGGCGTCATCACGAGCGAAGGCGAGACCGAAACCGGCGCGACCGGTCTGCGTGGCCTCACCTATCCGCTGGGCGATCCGCCAAGGCCCGGCGAGGCTGTCCAGGCCGCACCGGGCGTCCTGTGGATGCGCCTGCCGCTGCCGATGGCGCTGAATCACATCAATGTCTATGCGATCGAGGATGGCGACGGCTGGGTGATCGTCGATACCGGACTGCAGACGCCGGACAGCGTCGAGGCGTGGGAGACGGCTCTGGCGGGTCCGCTGGGCGGCCGGCCGGTCACGCGCGTCGTCTGTACCCATATGCACCCGGATCATATCGGCCTGGCGGGCTGGCTGTGCGACCGGTTCGAAGCACCCTTGCTGATGTCGCAGCTGGAATACGTCACCGGCCGGATGCTGGCCTCCGACACGGGTCCGGCACCCGAGGACGGCGTGCGGTTCTTTCGCGCGGCGGGTTGGGCCGAGGAACGGCTGGAGCGGTATCGGCAGACCTACGGCATGTTCTCCAGGGGAGTCGCGCCCGTGCCTGCGGCCTATCGGCGGTTGAGCGCCGGCGACACCCTGTCGATCGGCGGGCAGGACTGGTCGATTGTCGTCGGCAACGGCCACAGCCCCGAGCACGTCTGCCTCTGGCGCAGGTCGGACGGGGTGTTCATCGCGGGCGACCAGATCCTGCCGCGCATTTCTTCCAACATCTCGGTCTGGCCGACGGAGCCGATGGCCGATCCGCTGGCCGACTGGTTGCGCTCGCTGGACCGGCTGGGCGACCTGCTGCTGGCGGAGACGCTCGTGCTGCCGGGCCACGGCGAACCCTTCAGCGGCGTCCTTTCGAGGATCGAGGCGCTGAAGCGGGGCCATGCCGTCTCGCTGAAGCGGCTGGCGCGGACGCTGCGGACGCCGAGCCGGGTCATCGACGTCTTCCCATCCCTGTTCGCGCGCCCGGTCGGCGACGGCCTGCTGGGCATGGCGACCGGCGAGGCGATCGCGCATCTGAATCACCTGGAAGCGCAGGGCAAGGCCCGGCGCGAGCGCGATGCGGATGGCGTCGACTGGTGGACCACTCTCGAAACGGAGCCTGAACAATGA
- a CDS encoding enoyl-CoA hydratase has product MSDLIQTTFADGTLTVTLNRPEKKNAITQAMYAALAEATQRARSDDAVRVLLFRAEGESFSAGNDIADFIAIGSSGGGQVVDAPVFHFLKALAELDKPAVAAVRGRAVGIGLTLLLHCDMVVVAEDALLSVPFINLALAPEAASSLLLPMVIGHQRAFEMFALGEPIDGRTALAWGIASRAVPAAEVDAVAAGLAAKLATRAPNSIRKTKQLMRDAGALWSLMLREGEAFGSQMSSPEAMEAFMAFSQKRAPDFSKVG; this is encoded by the coding sequence ATGAGCGACCTGATCCAGACCACGTTTGCCGACGGCACCCTGACCGTCACCCTGAACCGGCCGGAAAAGAAGAACGCCATCACCCAGGCGATGTATGCCGCCCTGGCCGAGGCGACGCAGCGGGCGCGCAGCGACGATGCGGTCCGTGTCCTGCTGTTCCGGGCCGAGGGCGAAAGTTTCTCGGCGGGTAACGACATCGCCGACTTCATCGCCATCGGTTCGTCCGGCGGCGGTCAGGTGGTCGATGCGCCCGTGTTCCATTTCCTCAAGGCCCTGGCCGAGCTGGACAAGCCGGCGGTGGCGGCCGTGCGGGGCCGGGCCGTGGGGATCGGCCTGACTCTGCTGCTGCATTGCGACATGGTGGTGGTGGCCGAGGATGCCTTGCTGTCGGTGCCCTTCATCAACCTGGCCCTGGCCCCGGAAGCCGCGTCGTCGCTGCTGTTGCCCATGGTCATCGGCCATCAGCGGGCGTTCGAGATGTTCGCCCTGGGTGAGCCGATCGATGGACGCACGGCCCTGGCCTGGGGCATCGCCAGCCGCGCGGTGCCCGCCGCCGAGGTAGATGCGGTCGCAGCCGGCCTCGCGGCGAAGCTGGCCACCCGGGCTCCGAACTCGATCCGCAAGACCAAGCAGCTGATGCGGGACGCCGGAGCGCTCTGGTCGCTGATGCTGCGCGAAGGCGAGGCTTTCGGCTCCCAGATGTCCAGCCCCGAGGCCATGGAGGCCTTCATGGCCTTCAGCCAGAAGCGCGCGCCGGACTTTTCGAAGGTCGGCTGA
- a CDS encoding GNAT family N-acetyltransferase: MSASLATVPVLRIVPESPADAGEVDRLVLDAFGPGRFAKTAERIRERARLAAGYVAREDGRLVGSVRLWAITVGGMDAVFLGPIAVAAGARDRGLGADLVGACLGQAQSLGFAGVLLVGDMSYFARFGFEVAAEVKLSGPVDPKRVLWLNINASAPHGLALPA; this comes from the coding sequence ATGTCCGCGTCCCTCGCCACCGTTCCCGTGCTCCGGATCGTTCCGGAAAGCCCCGCCGACGCCGGTGAGGTCGATCGTCTTGTGCTGGACGCCTTCGGGCCGGGCCGTTTCGCCAAGACGGCGGAGCGCATTCGTGAGAGGGCCAGGCTGGCGGCCGGCTACGTCGCGCGTGAGGACGGACGGCTGGTCGGGTCCGTGCGGCTGTGGGCGATCACGGTTGGCGGCATGGACGCGGTCTTCCTCGGGCCCATCGCGGTGGCGGCCGGGGCGCGGGACCGGGGTCTGGGTGCCGATCTGGTCGGGGCCTGTCTGGGTCAGGCGCAGAGCCTGGGCTTCGCCGGCGTGCTGCTGGTCGGCGACATGTCCTATTTCGCGCGTTTCGGGTTCGAGGTCGCGGCGGAGGTGAAACTGTCCGGGCCCGTCGATCCGAAGCGGGTGCTGTGGTTGAACATCAACGCGTCCGCGCCGCACGGTCTCGCCCTCCCGGCCTGA
- a CDS encoding DUF1285 domain-containing protein codes for MSGSETATGLAGLTRAAKQAPGRGLPPVHLWHPDHCGDIDIVIRADGTWMHEGSPIGRAELVRLFSTILRLDPDGYHLVTPGEKLKITVEDLPFRAVTMEREGDDLVFTTDVGDVVRAGPEHAIAVETDPVTGEPSPRLHVRRGLEARIARTVFYDLVALAEVRDGQWMVASGGAWFALGPPGAGVT; via the coding sequence ATGAGCGGATCGGAGACAGCGACAGGTCTGGCGGGCCTGACCCGGGCGGCGAAACAGGCCCCCGGCCGCGGCCTGCCGCCGGTTCATCTGTGGCATCCGGACCATTGCGGCGACATCGACATCGTCATCCGCGCGGACGGAACCTGGATGCACGAGGGCTCGCCGATCGGGCGGGCCGAGCTGGTGCGCCTGTTCTCGACCATCCTGAGACTGGATCCGGACGGCTATCACCTGGTCACGCCGGGCGAGAAGCTGAAGATCACGGTGGAGGACCTGCCGTTCCGGGCCGTGACGATGGAGCGCGAGGGGGACGATCTGGTGTTCACCACCGACGTCGGAGACGTCGTGCGGGCCGGGCCGGAGCATGCGATCGCGGTCGAGACGGACCCAGTGACCGGCGAGCCTTCGCCACGTCTGCACGTGCGGCGCGGGCTGGAGGCCCGGATCGCGCGGACGGTCTTCTATGATCTTGTGGCGCTGGCCGAGGTGCGCGACGGGCAGTGGATGGTGGCGTCCGGCGGGGCATGGTTCGCCCTGGGGCCGCCGGGCGCGGGCGTGACATGA
- a CDS encoding CoA pyrophosphatase — translation MSLTSLKTRLTDGLSSPDRWRADARPARSDFDLNPGASRWVEGPLKPAAVLIPVLATRDGASVLLTRRADSLARHTGQIAFPGGRLDTGETAVEAALREAREEVDLDPGLVQVLGLSDPYETGTGYLVTPVVGWIESEPALTASPDEVAEIFRTPWDFLMDPANHSRDHLEATDGVRRWFWAMTWQDRYIWGATAGIIRGLRARLYGDEDDVADAVAEDAA, via the coding sequence ATGAGCCTGACGTCCCTGAAAACGCGGCTGACCGACGGCCTGTCATCGCCGGACAGGTGGCGGGCTGATGCGCGTCCCGCCCGGTCGGACTTCGACCTGAACCCTGGCGCGTCGCGCTGGGTGGAAGGACCGCTGAAGCCGGCGGCGGTACTGATTCCCGTTCTGGCGACGCGCGACGGCGCATCGGTGCTGCTGACGCGACGCGCAGACAGCCTGGCGCGGCACACGGGGCAGATCGCCTTTCCCGGCGGTCGGCTGGACACGGGTGAGACGGCGGTCGAAGCCGCACTGCGCGAGGCGCGCGAGGAGGTCGATCTGGACCCCGGGCTGGTCCAGGTTCTGGGTCTGTCGGACCCCTATGAGACGGGGACCGGCTATCTGGTGACGCCCGTCGTCGGCTGGATCGAGTCCGAGCCCGCGCTGACGGCCTCGCCCGACGAGGTGGCCGAGATCTTCCGGACGCCGTGGGACTTCCTGATGGACCCGGCCAATCACAGCCGCGACCATCTGGAGGCGACGGACGGGGTGCGCCGCTGGTTCTGGGCCATGACCTGGCAGGATCGCTATATCTGGGGGGCGACGGCCGGGATCATCCGGGGTCTGCGCGCGCGCCTGTATGGCGATGAAGACGACGTGGCGGATGCCGTGGCCGAGGACGCGGCGTGA